TAACCCCCCACAAGAAGAGGCGCAACCCACTAAGTTTACTCCTGCTCCTGCCAGTGAGCTGACCCCTGCCAATGAGTTATTTTGACCTTTATTAAAACTTCTACTTTTCATATTTCTCTCATACAAACACCCCTAGAGTGGTTATGTGTCTTTGTCTTTTTAGGAAGTGTGGGGGGCGTGAGTTTATCTATCAAATACGCCCAATACCAGCATTTTAAATCTAAAAAGCCCGTGAGTTTGCACGCACAGGTGCGCTTGCAATATGTTAAACAGGACGCGCAGGGGCGATCCTATTTTGTCCTGCAACTCAAAGATGCGTGGGGGAATGTCTTTTACACCACCAGCAAAGAAAAACTTAAGGATTTAATCCATGCACGCGTGCGCGCCTATGGCAAAATGAGCCCCTCTTGCTCTTTTTGGCAATTCTTTAAATCTTGCTATTTCCACACTTTTTACTTAACCCTAGAACCCAGCCAAAACCTGCACACGCGCTTACGCGCTTTTATCAATGCCCAACATGCAGACACGCGCATGGGCAATTTCTACAACACCCTCTTTTTAGCCGACCCTTTGGACAAATCCACACGAGAGATCGCCATGCGTCTTGGGATCAGCCACATCATCGCGATTAGTGGGTTTCACTTGGGGATTTTGGGCGCGTTTTTCTATGGGTTGCTCTTTTTGCTTTATCGCCCCCTCCAACAACGCTTTTTCCCCTACCGCAACGCCCATTATGACTTGGGCTTGGTGGTGTTTATCTTGCTCTTGGGCTACCTCATCTTGCTCAACTTCCAACCTTCTTTTTTGCGCGCCTTTGTGATGGCACTGCTGGGATTTGGGTTCTATTTTTGCGCCCTTGAGGTGTTTAACTTCGCTCTTTTGGGGCTGTGCGCCCTGCTTTGCCTAGCTTTTTTCCCTAATTTGATTGTCAATATTGGTTTTTTGCTCTCAGTCTGTGGAGTCTTTTATATTTACCTCTTCATTCAATACACCCCTAGACTTTCTGCCCCCCTCTATGCCCTTTTGTTTAACTCAGCCCTTTTTCTTTGTATGCTCCCCATTGTGCACGCCTTTTTTACCCCCTTTAGTTTGTATCAACTTAGCGGGGTTCTTTTAAGCTTTGTCTTTGTGATCTTTTTTCCCCTCTCCCTCCTTTTGCACGCTTTGGGTTGGGGCGCGCTCTTTGACTCTGTTCTAACACGCGCCTTAGAGTGGCAACTTCCAAGTGTAAATTACCACACCCCTGCTTGGTTTCTAATTCCTTATTTAGGACTATCCTTGCTTGCTGTGCGCTCTAAATACGCCTATTGGGGGCTGTATTTAATGAGTGGGGGGCTGTTTCTTGTATTGGCATGGCGGGTGTTTTAGCTAAATTCAGTTATAATAAAGAATTTGGAAATGAGGTCAGAGATGTGGGCTAGGATCAAGCTGTTTGGCGAGCTGGTCGCGTTAGAACATACTATTTTTTCGAGCATGTTTATTTTAATCGCCATTGTGGTCGCCAGTGTGCAGCGTTATGCTAGTCTGTGGTGTGGGCCTGAACTCTTATTGCTCTGCTTGTTGGCTCTGTTGGGCGCGCGCAATTTTGCGATGGGTTTTAACCGCCTCGTGGATCGCAAGTTTGATCGCAACAACCCCCGCACGCAAAGCCGTCCTAGCGTGGATGGGCGCATTCAGCTTGGGGGCTTAATCCTCTTTTGTGTTTTAAACGCCCTGCTCTTTGTGGGCGTGAGTTACCTCATCAATGCCCTAGCCTTTGTTCTCTCTTTCCCTTTTTTGCTGGTCTTGGGGGGATATTCTTACATGAAACGCTTTAGCGCGCTAGCCCATGTGATCTTGGGGGTGAGCTTGGGGCTAGCTCCCATTGCCGGAGTAGTCGCCGTGCTAGGAGAAATCCCGCTTTGGAGTGTGTTTCTAGCTTTGGGTGTGGTTTTCTGGGTGGCTGGCTTTGATCTGCTCTATTCCCTGCAAGACATGGAATTTGACAAGCGTGTGGGATTGCATTCTGTGCCGGCCAAGTTTGGCGCGCAAAAAACTTTAGAGCTTTCGCGTTTAGCGCATGTTTTAGCCGTGCTGTGCTGGGGGGGATTTGTGTGGTGCGCCTCTTTGGGATGGTTGGCTTTTAGCGGGCTAGTAGTGTCTATAGGAATCTTGGTTTATGAACAACTTTTAGTGCATAGAGATTTCAAAAACATTCCCAAAGCCTTTTTTGTGAGCAATGGCTATTTGGGCGTGGTGTTCTTTGTATTCATTCTGCTAGATGGGGGAGTGCGTCTGTATGCCTGAACTAAATTTAGAGAGTTTTAGGGAAATTTGCCACCAACATGGGCATTTTACCCGCTTGGTGCGCTGTGCGATCCCGCTAGAATACGCCCCCTACGATCCCCATTTTGAAGAAGAATACCTCCAATTAGCTCAAAGTGAAACAGCACGCCCTTGGGAAGCTTTAAGCCATGGCAAGGATCAAGACGCGATGCTTTTTAAGGCGTTGAGCGATATTTATGACAAACTCATGCGTATTGAACAGGCCTTAGAGATTAAGCAAAGACATTTTATTCCCCTGCAATCTCAGGGACTTTTAGAGGTGTTAGGGCATGGGGTTTTAGGCGTGCGCGATCCCTTGTTTGAGCTCAATTGCGCGTATTATCTGCGCTTTTCTCTGCCCAATGCACCTTATCGTGTCTTTGCTCTGAGCGCGCGCGCTTTTGATGCCAAACTCTTAGAAGTGGCGCGCATGCACCCTGCCCACATTAAAGAAATGGATAGCTACATTGCTGCCCAAGAATTAGCCAGTTTGAAAGGTTTAAAAACATGCAATTAGGATCGAATGAATTCACTTGGATCATCACGGGGGTGGTGCTCTTGATTTTCTTATGCTTGATCGCCTATAGCTACATCAAGGATAAGGAATTTGTGAGCAAAACCAAACAACTAGAAAAAGCCCTAGATACCATCAACCAAGAGATTTACAAAATCCGCAAATGGATTCAAGAGAGCCAAATGCAAGCTGAGTTCAACGCCTCCAGCATTGGGGCGAGTGTGAAAAATGAAGTGAATAATAACCTCAACGCCAGTTTGAGCAATCTTTACGCCCACATTAAAGAAATTCAAGACTCTATCCAAAAAGAGCGCGACTATTTGGAAGAAAAAATCATCGTCCTAGAGAATAAATTTAAAGAATTCGGACACTTCACCCCTAGTAATGATGACATTGATGAAAAAAAGGTGATCAAGATGTATAAGGAGGGCTGGAGTGTGGATTCTATTGCTAAAGAATTGCGCACCGGCAAGGGTGAGATCGAATTTATTCTAAAACTAGCGGACATGCAGTAATGGCACTCTCTAACACCGCCTCAAGGCTTTTTGGCAAATTTGCCCGCTGTGCTTTTCCTACCCCCTTTCAAAAACTCATCAATAAAATCTATGTTAAGATTTTCAAGATTGATTTAAGCGAGTTTGCTCCCCTTGAATCCTATCCCACTCTCAACGCCCTTTTTACTAGAGAACTCAAGAACCCCCGCCCCTTAGATCAAAACCCTCACGCCCTCCTCTCTCCTTGTGATGGCGTGCTCAAAGAATGTGGGAGTGTGCAAGAGGGGCTAGCCTTGCAAATCAAGGGCAAAGCCTATCTAGTGGGCGCGCTACTAGGCTCACAACTAGAAGAATCTTACAGCTATTTTAACCTTTACCTCTCACCTAAAGATTACCACCGCTTCCACGCCCCCTGCGATCTGCAGATTTTAGAAACGCGCCACTTCTCCGGTTTGCTCTTTCCTGTTAACGACTCGGCTTTACATAAGCACCCCCATTTGTTCGTGTGTAATGAGCGGGTGGTGGTGGTGGCTAAAGACCCTAGGGGTGCACTGCTTTACTTTGTGGCCGTGGGCGCGCTCAATGTTGGGCAGATTGTGATGCATTTTGATTCTAGCATCCACACCAACGCCCCTACCAATCCTCCCCTAAGTATAAAGCGCTACGATCCGCCCATCACTCTAACTAAGGGAGCAGAGCTAGGGCGTTTTGAAATGGGCTCTACCATTGTACTTTTTGTGCGCGATTGCTCTATGCCCCCAGACACTCTCTACCACAAGGCGCGTTTTGGGGAATTTTTAAGCACGCTACACCCCATCGGAGAGACTCATGGATGAATTGACCCAAAGCATTAAAACCCTTTTAGAGGATTTAGACGCGCTGTTAGTGGCGCATTTTTATCAAAAAGATGAGATCGTAGCCCTAGCCGACATCGTAGGGGATAGTTTGGAGCTTGCGCGCCAAGCCAGTGCGCACCCTAAGAATTTGATCGTCTTTTGTGGGGTGGGTTTTATGGGCGAGAGTGTGAAAATTTTAGCTCCCCATAAGGAAGTCATCATGCCCAAACTCGCCTGTTGTTCGATGGCACGCATGATCGATTCAAACTATTTTGATCGCTCTTTGGAAGTGTTAAATAGCTATGGGCTTTTTAATCTCCTCCCCATTACCTATATCAACTCCAGCGCGCAGGTCAAGGCAAAAGTGGGCGCACTAGGGGGACTGGTATGCACCAGTGCCAACGCCTCTAAGATTTTTGCCCACGCGCGCCAAAAGGGGCAAAAAATCTTCTTTTTACCCGATCGCTGTTTGGGCACGAACTTAGCCCACATGCATGGCTTGAAAAGCGCGACTTTGGGCATGGACTCTAAGGAGGCGATCATACAAGCTGATGTGATCAACTATAACGGCTTTTGTGCCGTGCACCAACTCTTTAAACCTAGCGATGTGGAATTTTTTAAGCAAAAATATCCCGGGATTTTGATCGTAGTGCACCCTGAGTGCGATCCTAGCGTAGTGGAGTTAGCCGATTTTGTGGGCTCAACCAGTCAAATTCTCAAATTCATTAGAAGCTTGCCCCTAGAGCAAAAGGTCGCCGTGGGCACAGAGTTTAATTTTATCCAACGCCTGCGTCCCTCCTATCAAGGGGAACAAACTACTTTTGTGCTCTCGAGCACTCTGCCCGAATGCCCGACCATGAACGAAACCACTTTGCAAGACCTTTTTGAGGTGCTTAAAGCCTATAAGAATCATCGCCCTTATAATTGCGTACAACTCGATCCACAAATTGGCGCGCTCGCCAAAGTTGCTCTAGATCGCATGATGGAGCTTTCATGAAAGACCCAGCTATTCTCGCCTTTTTAGACGCATGCCTGCAAGAAGATTTAGGCTCAGGTGATCTCTTTGAGAGATTGGCAGAACCTAAGGAAGTCAAGGCGGTCGTGATTGCCAAACAGGAGGGCGTGTTTTCCGGGCACTTGTATGCGGACATGCTCTTAGAGCACATGGGCATTAGGAGGGTATGGAATATCCAAGATGGCGCGCCCTACGCCTCTAAAGACATTCTTTTAGAACTATGGGGAGATTATGCCCTCTTGCTCAAAATTGAGCGCGTGCTTTTGAACATTTTACAGCATTCTAGCGGGATTGCCACCCACACCGCACGCTATGTGGCCATGCTTAAAAGTTTGCCCTTAAAGTTGCTAGACACGCGCAAAACCCGCCCACTTTTAAGGGTGTTTGAAAAGTATTCGGTGCGCAATGGGGGGGCACAAAACCACCGCTTAGGGCTAGATGACGCGCTCATGCTCAAAGACACGCATTTAGCTCATATTGGCGATCTGCAGGCGTTCATGCGCAAAGCGCGCCAACAACTCCCATGGACGGCTAAGATTGAAATAGAGTGCGATAGCGTGGATATGGCTAAGGAGGTTATGCAAGTGGGCGCGGACATTGTGATGTGCGATAACATGAGCGCACAAGATATTCAAGAAGTGGTCGCCTACCGCAACGCGCATTACCCTTTGGTGCTATTAGAGGCGAGCGGGAATATCACCCAAGAGAATATTTTAGCCTACGCGCAAAGTGGGGTAGATGCCATTAGTAGTGGGGCGCTCATCCACCAAGCGGTGTGGGTGGATATGAGTATGAAACTTGGATCTTGAAGCGTATTTTTTAAAGACCCTGCAGGCTAGCGGGATCACTTGGGGGCTTGGAGATGATGGGGTGTTACTACCCCCCTTTAAGAGAGCGGTGATCGCACTAGATATTTTTGCCCAAAATGTGCATTTCAAACCCGAATGGTTGGGTTTTGAGCGCATTGGCTATAAGGCGATGGTGGTCAATATCTCCGATATGATTGCCATGAACGCCACGCCCACGCACGCTTTGTTAGGAGTGAGCTTGGATAGACACATGGATAAAAGCGCGATCCGTGCTTTGGTGGCAGGGTTCAAGCGCGCATGCGAGGAATTTAAGATTCGTATTGTTGGCGGAGATACCACAGTGGGGGATCGCCTGCATTTGAGCATCACCATGCTAGGCAGGGCGCGCAAACTCTTAGAGCGCAAGGGCGCGCGCTTGGGCGATCTCATTGCGCACACAGGCACACTAGGACAGAGTTATAAAGCCCTGCAAACTCTACTTAGGGGGGGCAAGGTGAGCCCTAAAAACAAGTTCATCACCCCGTATTTAAAGCATGCGCGCTTTATAACTGGCGCGCGTCAATTCTTGCATGCAGGACTAGATATTTCCGATGGACTTTTGAGCGAATGCAACCGCCTAAGTGCGATCAATCGCCTCGCTTTTAAGTTGCACAAACCCCGCACGCGCGCTTACAAAAGCGGAGAAGAATACGAAATGCTCTTTTGTTTTGCGCCTAAAGATTATTTAGCCATGAGCAGACGGGCGCGCGCGCATCGGGTGCGTTTAAGTGTTGTGGGCAGGGTGTGTAGAGGGCGATCGCGTTACCGGGCATTGGTGTGGCATACGGCTTGACATAGTGAAATATTCCAAATATTTGAAAAGAAAAAGGCTGGTTGTTTTGAGCGCACACACACCCAACATCGCCCTTAAGGATTATTGTAAAATCAAGGAGTTTTGGATAGAATGCCCGGTTTAAAGTGCATAAAGGGCAGTGATGAATAAATTTTTCATGGCGGGGGTGGTTTCTTCTGTATTGAGTGTTTTTTTGGTGATAAATGCGCTAGAAGCAAGCCAGAGCGAAATCACTCAGCCAGGTCTTAAAAAGAATTACAAGCTCACAACTCAAGAACGCATCAATGCGTTAAAGAAATTTTCCAGTGTTGTAGAACAAATTGAGCATTATTATGTGGATGAAGTGAGCATTAATGATATTGTAGATAAAGCCATTGATGGTTTGATGAGCAATTTAGACGCACACTCTTCTTATCTCACTCCCAAAAAATTTAGAGATTTTAGAGCTCAGACTGAAGGGGAATTTGGCGGTCTTGGGATCACTGTGGGGATTCGCGATGGCGCGCTCACTGTGATCGCTCCTCTAGATGACACACCCGCTTTTAGGGCTGGAATCAAAGCTGGGGATGTGATCTTAAAGATCAACTCTGAGAGCACTTTGAGCATGACTATTGATAATGCTGTAAACTTGATGCGGGGCAAACCCAAAACCCCCATTGAATTGACCATTGTGCGCAAATCTGAGAGTAAGCCTTTGGTGATCAAAATGTTGCGCGACATTATTAAAATTAAGTCTGTGCATGCCAAAAAGATCGAGGGCACAAACTATCTCTATGTGCGTGTCAATTCCTTTGATCGCAATGTGGTTAAGGGTGTGCTTACTGAACTTAAAAAAGTTCCCAAATTAGAGGGTATTGTGCTAGATTTGCGCTCTAATCCGGGCGGGTTGCTCAACCAAGCCATCGATCTCTCCAATCTCTTTATCAAGCAGGGACTCATTGTGTCCCAAAAAGGGCGTATCCAATCTGAGGACATTGCTTATCGCGCCACTGGGCGCGCGCCTTATGCGCATTTGCCCATTGCGGTTTTGGTGAATGGAGGCACGGCGAGCGCGAGTGAAATTGTCTCAGGAGCCCTGCAAGATCACAAGCGCGCCATTATTATTGGAGAAGACACCTTTGGTAAGGGCAGTGTACAAACCACTTTCCCTGTGGGCAGAGAAGAGGCGATTAAGATCACCATCGCGCGCTACTATCTGCCCAGCGGGCGCACCATTCAGGCAGTAGGAATCAAGCCTGACATTGTAATTCACCCCGGTCCTGTGCCCAAAGAGGATAATAGCTTTAGCATCAAAGAGGCGGATTTAAAACACCACTTAGAGCAAGAGCTCCATGATTTGGATAAAAAGAACTCAAAAAATCTCAAATCGAAGATGTTTGCTTCTAATAAAGAGGAAAAGCCCATCACAGCTAAAGATATTAGTGCGGATATCCAACTCAAGGTCGCTATTGACACTCTAAAAGTGTGGGACATTTTGATGGCCAATAAAAAAGACACAAAAAAGTAGGGGAAACCCTTGCGGATATTTTTAGGAATTTGGCTTTTGTTTTGGGCTTTCTTGTGCGCAGAGGCTGAGAATACACAAACAAAGGTCATTTATATTAAGGCGCTTGATGCTCAAGAAATCGGGGCTAAAAGCGTTTATGTGGGGCAGGTGCTTGCTGTGCACTACAGCGTTTTACTCTTTTCTCAAGCCAAGTTTTTAGGAGCAGAGTTGCTCCATATCCCAAATAGCAAACAGCTCAAACGGCTTAACTTCACTCCTGTATGGAAGGCAGGACAAGATGGGAGTTTGAGCGCAACTTACTTGTATAAGGTGATGGGGACTAAGGCGGCTATCCCTGCTCTTAAGGTGAGCGCATTTGTGCAAGATCAAGGCTACTTAGACACAGCCACTACCCCGAGTATCCCTCTTAATGTTATTGATCTTGGAGATCACCCTAACTATGCAGGCGTGGTCGCCCAAAATTTTAAGATTGTGGGTTATAAGACTAAAGAATATGATGCTTCTCACAATATTGTGGTCTTTGAAGTGAACGCCAAGGGCGCAAACTTGGAAGATCTAAAGATTGCAGGTGGGATGAAACAAGGCTTTGAGAGCGCGCATTTTTCCTTAGATAATGCGCAAGGGATTTACTATTGCATTGTGCCAAAGAGTTGGCGTGAGCTATCCTTTAACTATTTTTCCCTAGAGAGTGGGCAATTTCAAGAAGTGCATTTTGCGGTGATTCCTGTAGAGGAAACCGTGAGCACCCAAAGTAATCTCAAACCCAAAAATAATTTCTTGCTTTTCTCTAACTTTGTGCTCTTGTTCTTTATCCTTTTAGCTCTAGCCCTCTTTTTTCTCATTCCTTACAAAAAGAGCGTTTTAGGAGTGGCCGCGATTTTAGTAGGGGTGCTTTTATGGAATATTTTCTTTACCTATCGTAGCGGAGTGTTATTGGCCAATAAAGAGATCAAAATTCTCCCTACGGCTAACTCCACCTTGCTAGGAACTTCTAAAAATGCCTTAAAAGTAGAGATCATCGGCGCGCATGGAGGGTATTATAAAATCATGACTCAAGATGAAAAAATTGGCTGGGTGAAGAAAAGCGATGTGGAGTAAAATACGCGGGGTGTATGCCCTCCTAGTGGTGGGTTTAGGACTAGGTGCAATCATTATCTGCAATTTTTTTACCCGCAAACAAAATAACTCGATGCGGACGCGCAGATGGTGTAAAATATTTTTTCCTTTAATGGGCACGCGTTTAGAAAAAGTGGGGGAGTTTGACCCTAGCGCAACCTTGATTGTGCTCAACCACCAAAGCATTATTGATATTGTTTGCTTAGAAGCCTATCATCCTCGTAATATCTGCTGGATCGCCAAAAGAGAACTAGGAGAAGTTCCTTATTATGGCCACGCGCTCAAGACTACAGAGATGATTTTAATCGATCGCCAAGATCGGCGAGGTTTGGCTTCTTTGCTTAAAATGGCGAAAGAAAAACTTGATCAAAACCGCCCTCTGGTGATTTTTCCAGAAGGCACGCGAGGGAAGGGTATGGAGAATTTATTGCCCTTTAAACCCGGTGCTAAGGTGTTAGCCGAGCGCTTTAAACTCAAGATTCAACCCGTTTTATTGCTCAATACTCGTAAAATTTTGGACACAAAACCCTTAAGATCGCAGGCCACTCGCCTTAGAATGGTCCTGTTGGAAGCTTATGAGCCAGATTTTAGCACGGATTGGTACGCAGAATTAGAGGCACGGATGACCTCTCATTATCACACACACTATTGTGAACTTAACCCCAATTCTAAGGCCTAGACCTAGCGTGGCGTTTTTTAGTCTGCACATGTTAAAATAAGTCAAAATTAAGAAAGGTGGACATGGACATCCATAACAGCGATACAGATATAGAAAAGTTTTTTGCCTTTTGCAAAGAGAAAGAGGTAGAGTTTGTAGACTTCCGTTTTACCAATGTCAAGGGGACTTGGAATCATATGGGGTACTCAATGGGAGCCGTGGATGCGGATTTGCTAAAACAGGGCATTCCTTTTGATGCAAGCTCTATTAAGGCATGGCAGAGCATTGATAAATCTGATATGATCCTGCGTCCCGATCTCATCCGCTATTTTTTAGATCCCTTTAGTGCGGACATCACGGTGATTGTATTTTGTGATGTTTGGGATGTTTACAAGCAACAAGATTATGAAAAATGCCCGCGCAGTATTGCTAAAAAAGCGCTCCGTTACCTCAAAGAATCTGGTATGGGAGATATGGCGTATTTTGGGGCGGAGAATGAGTTTTTTATCTTTGACTCTATTAAAATTAAAGACAGTGCAAATTGCCAATATTATGAGATCGATAGTGAAGAGGGCGAATGGAATCGCGATAAAAGCTTTGAGGGAGGGGTGAATTTTGGACACAGAACAGGACATAAAGGAGGGTATTTACCCACACCACCTACAGACACCATGATGGATTTGAGGGCCGAGATTGTCAAGGTATTAAATCAAGTGGGGCTAGAAACTTATGTGGTGCATCACGAGGTCGCACAAGCGCAAGGCGAAGTGGGGGTGCGTTTTGGGGATTTAGTAGAAGCAGCAGACAATGTGCAAAAACTCAAGTATGTCGTTAAAATGGTAGCCCATCTCAATGGAAAAACAGCGACTTTCATGCCCAAACCTCTTTATGGAGATAACGGGAGCGGGATGCACACCCATGTGAGTATTTGGAAAAACAATGTGAATCTTTTTGGCGGAAATGTTTACAAAAACCTTAGCCAACAAGCCTTGCATTTCTTAGGAGGGGTTCTCAAACATGCTAGGAGTTTGGCTGCCTTTACTAACGCCTCTAGTAATTCTTATAAACGCTTGATTCCGGGTTTTGAAGCCCCTAGCATTTTGAGTTACTCTGCACAAAATAGGAGTGCTAGCGTGCGTATTCCCTATGGAGTGAGCGGTAAGGGTGCGCGCTTTGAGTTGCGTTTTCCAGATAGCTCTTCAAATCCTTATCTAGCTTTTGCAGCTATTTTGATGGCTGGTTTGGATGGCATCACTCAAAAAAGTGAACCGGGTGAACCTATGGACATCAACCTTTTTGAATTGACCCTAGATGAAATCCGTGATAAGGGGATCAAGCAATTGCCACACACGCTAAGAAGTGCCCTAGAGGAGATGTTGGCCGATAAAAATTATCTCAAGCAAGGCGAGGTTTTTAGCGAGGAATTTATTCAGGCCTATCAAAGCTTTAAGTTTACATCTGAAGTTTTTCCTTGGGAGAGCAAACCCCATCCTGTGGAATTTGCGACCACCTATTCGTGTTAGGGTAAAAGATGGCCAAGCGTCGCCGTGGGGCTTCTTTTTGGGATAGCCGTAAAAAATTTAATTTGGTGATGCGGATGCTCAAGTTGGCGATGCGTTTTTTAAA
This portion of the Helicobacter felis ATCC 49179 genome encodes:
- the mqnP gene encoding menaquinone biosynthesis prenyltransferase MqnP, with protein sequence MWARIKLFGELVALEHTIFSSMFILIAIVVASVQRYASLWCGPELLLLCLLALLGARNFAMGFNRLVDRKFDRNNPRTQSRPSVDGRIQLGGLILFCVLNALLFVGVSYLINALAFVLSFPFLLVLGGYSYMKRFSALAHVILGVSLGLAPIAGVVAVLGEIPLWSVFLALGVVFWVAGFDLLYSLQDMEFDKRVGLHSVPAKFGAQKTLELSRLAHVLAVLCWGGFVWCASLGWLAFSGLVVSIGILVYEQLLVHRDFKNIPKAFFVSNGYLGVVFFVFILLDGGVRLYA
- a CDS encoding ComEC/Rec2 family competence protein codes for the protein MTFIKTSTFHISLIQTPLEWLCVFVFLGSVGGVSLSIKYAQYQHFKSKKPVSLHAQVRLQYVKQDAQGRSYFVLQLKDAWGNVFYTTSKEKLKDLIHARVRAYGKMSPSCSFWQFFKSCYFHTFYLTLEPSQNLHTRLRAFINAQHADTRMGNFYNTLFLADPLDKSTREIAMRLGISHIIAISGFHLGILGAFFYGLLFLLYRPLQQRFFPYRNAHYDLGLVVFILLLGYLILLNFQPSFLRAFVMALLGFGFYFCALEVFNFALLGLCALLCLAFFPNLIVNIGFLLSVCGVFYIYLFIQYTPRLSAPLYALLFNSALFLCMLPIVHAFFTPFSLYQLSGVLLSFVFVIFFPLSLLLHALGWGALFDSVLTRALEWQLPSVNYHTPAWFLIPYLGLSLLAVRSKYAYWGLYLMSGGLFLVLAWRVF
- a CDS encoding S41 family peptidase; translated protein: MNKFFMAGVVSSVLSVFLVINALEASQSEITQPGLKKNYKLTTQERINALKKFSSVVEQIEHYYVDEVSINDIVDKAIDGLMSNLDAHSSYLTPKKFRDFRAQTEGEFGGLGITVGIRDGALTVIAPLDDTPAFRAGIKAGDVILKINSESTLSMTIDNAVNLMRGKPKTPIELTIVRKSESKPLVIKMLRDIIKIKSVHAKKIEGTNYLYVRVNSFDRNVVKGVLTELKKVPKLEGIVLDLRSNPGGLLNQAIDLSNLFIKQGLIVSQKGRIQSEDIAYRATGRAPYAHLPIAVLVNGGTASASEIVSGALQDHKRAIIIGEDTFGKGSVQTTFPVGREEAIKITIARYYLPSGRTIQAVGIKPDIVIHPGPVPKEDNSFSIKEADLKHHLEQELHDLDKKNSKNLKSKMFASNKEEKPITAKDISADIQLKVAIDTLKVWDILMANKKDTKK
- the nadA gene encoding quinolinate synthase NadA is translated as MDELTQSIKTLLEDLDALLVAHFYQKDEIVALADIVGDSLELARQASAHPKNLIVFCGVGFMGESVKILAPHKEVIMPKLACCSMARMIDSNYFDRSLEVLNSYGLFNLLPITYINSSAQVKAKVGALGGLVCTSANASKIFAHARQKGQKIFFLPDRCLGTNLAHMHGLKSATLGMDSKEAIIQADVINYNGFCAVHQLFKPSDVEFFKQKYPGILIVVHPECDPSVVELADFVGSTSQILKFIRSLPLEQKVAVGTEFNFIQRLRPSYQGEQTTFVLSSTLPECPTMNETTLQDLFEVLKAYKNHRPYNCVQLDPQIGALAKVALDRMMELS
- the glnA gene encoding type I glutamate--ammonia ligase; protein product: MDIHNSDTDIEKFFAFCKEKEVEFVDFRFTNVKGTWNHMGYSMGAVDADLLKQGIPFDASSIKAWQSIDKSDMILRPDLIRYFLDPFSADITVIVFCDVWDVYKQQDYEKCPRSIAKKALRYLKESGMGDMAYFGAENEFFIFDSIKIKDSANCQYYEIDSEEGEWNRDKSFEGGVNFGHRTGHKGGYLPTPPTDTMMDLRAEIVKVLNQVGLETYVVHHEVAQAQGEVGVRFGDLVEAADNVQKLKYVVKMVAHLNGKTATFMPKPLYGDNGSGMHTHVSIWKNNVNLFGGNVYKNLSQQALHFLGGVLKHARSLAAFTNASSNSYKRLIPGFEAPSILSYSAQNRSASVRIPYGVSGKGARFELRFPDSSSNPYLAFAAILMAGLDGITQKSEPGEPMDINLFELTLDEIRDKGIKQLPHTLRSALEEMLADKNYLKQGEVFSEEFIQAYQSFKFTSEVFPWESKPHPVEFATTYSC
- the nadC gene encoding carboxylating nicotinate-nucleotide diphosphorylase, with amino-acid sequence MKDPAILAFLDACLQEDLGSGDLFERLAEPKEVKAVVIAKQEGVFSGHLYADMLLEHMGIRRVWNIQDGAPYASKDILLELWGDYALLLKIERVLLNILQHSSGIATHTARYVAMLKSLPLKLLDTRKTRPLLRVFEKYSVRNGGAQNHRLGLDDALMLKDTHLAHIGDLQAFMRKARQQLPWTAKIEIECDSVDMAKEVMQVGADIVMCDNMSAQDIQEVVAYRNAHYPLVLLEASGNITQENILAYAQSGVDAISSGALIHQAVWVDMSMKLGS
- a CDS encoding 1-acylglycerol-3-phosphate O-acyltransferase, translated to MWSKIRGVYALLVVGLGLGAIIICNFFTRKQNNSMRTRRWCKIFFPLMGTRLEKVGEFDPSATLIVLNHQSIIDIVCLEAYHPRNICWIAKRELGEVPYYGHALKTTEMILIDRQDRRGLASLLKMAKEKLDQNRPLVIFPEGTRGKGMENLLPFKPGAKVLAERFKLKIQPVLLLNTRKILDTKPLRSQATRLRMVLLEAYEPDFSTDWYAELEARMTSHYHTHYCELNPNSKA
- a CDS encoding phosphatidylserine decarboxylase, translating into MALSNTASRLFGKFARCAFPTPFQKLINKIYVKIFKIDLSEFAPLESYPTLNALFTRELKNPRPLDQNPHALLSPCDGVLKECGSVQEGLALQIKGKAYLVGALLGSQLEESYSYFNLYLSPKDYHRFHAPCDLQILETRHFSGLLFPVNDSALHKHPHLFVCNERVVVVAKDPRGALLYFVAVGALNVGQIVMHFDSSIHTNAPTNPPLSIKRYDPPITLTKGAELGRFEMGSTIVLFVRDCSMPPDTLYHKARFGEFLSTLHPIGETHG
- a CDS encoding thiamine-phosphate kinase translates to MDLEAYFLKTLQASGITWGLGDDGVLLPPFKRAVIALDIFAQNVHFKPEWLGFERIGYKAMVVNISDMIAMNATPTHALLGVSLDRHMDKSAIRALVAGFKRACEEFKIRIVGGDTTVGDRLHLSITMLGRARKLLERKGARLGDLIAHTGTLGQSYKALQTLLRGGKVSPKNKFITPYLKHARFITGARQFLHAGLDISDGLLSECNRLSAINRLAFKLHKPRTRAYKSGEEYEMLFCFAPKDYLAMSRRARAHRVRLSVVGRVCRGRSRYRALVWHTA
- a CDS encoding SH3 domain-containing protein; amino-acid sequence: MRIFLGIWLLFWAFLCAEAENTQTKVIYIKALDAQEIGAKSVYVGQVLAVHYSVLLFSQAKFLGAELLHIPNSKQLKRLNFTPVWKAGQDGSLSATYLYKVMGTKAAIPALKVSAFVQDQGYLDTATTPSIPLNVIDLGDHPNYAGVVAQNFKIVGYKTKEYDASHNIVVFEVNAKGANLEDLKIAGGMKQGFESAHFSLDNAQGIYYCIVPKSWRELSFNYFSLESGQFQEVHFAVIPVEETVSTQSNLKPKNNFLLFSNFVLLFFILLALALFFLIPYKKSVLGVAAILVGVLLWNIFFTYRSGVLLANKEIKILPTANSTLLGTSKNALKVEIIGAHGGYYKIMTQDEKIGWVKKSDVE
- a CDS encoding DUF6115 domain-containing protein, whose product is MQLGSNEFTWIITGVVLLIFLCLIAYSYIKDKEFVSKTKQLEKALDTINQEIYKIRKWIQESQMQAEFNASSIGASVKNEVNNNLNASLSNLYAHIKEIQDSIQKERDYLEEKIIVLENKFKEFGHFTPSNDDIDEKKVIKMYKEGWSVDSIAKELRTGKGEIEFILKLADMQ